One Halostagnicola kamekurae DNA segment encodes these proteins:
- a CDS encoding phosphoenolpyruvate carboxykinase (ATP): protein MSETGAESRPLVRQLPDPTTASNVRTNPSLEELRELASPDETTTEYGSPSYVSEVRSRSADRTKNAIDAEFSDDDSDLLADAVAIADEREMLCVDRLLGRHPDATFCCRLFVPVEHARIALAWAKLFEPTDGRDPDFVTVQAPDYDERAIRVLPDEGFTAVLGTDYLGEAKKSFLRLFMRRIKERGGLGLHAGSKRVRVRDEDDDLRTVGQVFMGLSATGKSTLTSHGCWLEEPEAAVMVQDDVCGLLPDGSVPGSEGGGLFIKTIGLDPDEQPGLYEAATAESAVLENVAVDDDGTVDFDEPRYTSNSRAVVQRDELESADEEIDLDRMDQVFFITRNPLMPPVAKLDTEQAAAAFMLGESIETSAGDPSRAGESIRVVGTNPFIIGPEGEEGNIFRDLIDDLEVDCYVINTGYLGDESKDIGVTESVTILTEVARGTIEWTDDERTGLTIPESVPGLAIEEYYVPDHVDDYDDALSSLRADRRDYLEEFDELCDEIVDAVY from the coding sequence ATGTCCGAAACCGGGGCGGAGTCCCGTCCGCTGGTCAGACAGCTTCCCGATCCGACCACAGCGTCGAACGTTCGAACCAACCCGTCGCTCGAGGAGCTTCGCGAACTCGCGAGCCCGGACGAGACGACGACCGAATACGGGTCGCCGTCGTACGTCAGCGAGGTGCGATCTCGAAGCGCGGACCGGACGAAAAACGCGATCGACGCCGAGTTCTCCGACGACGACTCCGATCTGCTCGCCGACGCCGTCGCCATCGCCGACGAGCGGGAGATGCTCTGCGTCGATCGGCTGCTGGGTCGCCACCCCGACGCGACGTTTTGCTGTCGGCTGTTCGTTCCGGTCGAACACGCTCGGATCGCGCTGGCGTGGGCGAAGCTGTTCGAGCCGACGGACGGCCGCGACCCCGACTTCGTGACCGTCCAGGCTCCCGACTACGATGAGCGGGCGATCCGCGTCCTCCCCGACGAGGGGTTCACCGCCGTCCTCGGGACCGATTACCTCGGGGAGGCGAAGAAGTCGTTCCTCCGGCTGTTCATGCGTCGCATCAAAGAACGCGGCGGCCTCGGTCTCCACGCGGGCAGCAAGCGCGTTCGCGTCCGCGACGAGGACGACGACCTCCGGACCGTCGGCCAGGTCTTCATGGGCCTCTCGGCGACCGGTAAGTCGACCCTAACCTCACACGGCTGCTGGCTCGAGGAGCCCGAGGCGGCCGTGATGGTCCAGGACGACGTCTGCGGACTGTTGCCCGACGGCTCCGTCCCCGGAAGCGAGGGCGGCGGGCTGTTCATCAAAACCATCGGTCTCGATCCCGACGAACAACCGGGCCTCTACGAGGCGGCAACGGCTGAATCCGCCGTCCTCGAGAACGTCGCCGTCGACGACGACGGAACGGTCGACTTCGATGAGCCGCGATACACCTCGAACTCCCGTGCGGTCGTCCAGCGCGACGAACTCGAGAGCGCCGACGAGGAGATCGACCTCGACCGGATGGACCAGGTCTTCTTCATTACGCGCAACCCGCTGATGCCACCCGTTGCGAAACTCGACACCGAGCAGGCCGCCGCCGCGTTCATGCTCGGCGAATCGATCGAGACCAGCGCGGGCGACCCGTCTCGCGCGGGCGAATCGATCCGCGTCGTGGGGACGAACCCGTTCATCATCGGGCCGGAGGGCGAGGAGGGCAACATCTTCCGGGACCTGATCGACGACCTTGAGGTCGACTGTTACGTGATCAACACCGGCTATCTCGGCGACGAGTCCAAGGATATCGGCGTCACCGAGTCCGTGACGATCCTCACGGAAGTCGCGCGCGGAACGATCGAGTGGACCGACGACGAACGGACCGGACTGACCATCCCCGAGTCGGTGCCGGGACTCGCCATCGAGGAGTACTACGTCCCCGACCACGTCGACGACTACGACGACGCCCTCTCTTCGCTGCGAGCGGACCGACGCGACTATCTCGAGGAGTTCGACGAACTCTGCGACGAGATCGTCGACGCCGTCTACTGA
- the cutA gene encoding divalent-cation tolerance protein CutA has protein sequence MPTVYLTSPPDAAAEIAETLLEERLAACVNRLPSESIYRWDGEIQREAEAILLAKTTDEAYDDLVSRVQDVHPHEVPCIERFDEDNVLESFATWRAENVD, from the coding sequence GTGCCGACAGTCTATCTCACATCGCCGCCGGACGCGGCCGCGGAGATCGCCGAAACCCTGCTCGAGGAGCGCCTCGCCGCCTGCGTGAATCGACTCCCGTCGGAGTCGATCTACCGCTGGGACGGTGAGATTCAACGAGAGGCGGAAGCCATCCTGCTCGCGAAGACGACCGACGAGGCTTACGACGACCTCGTTTCACGCGTTCAGGACGTTCACCCTCACGAGGTACCCTGCATCGAGCGCTTCGACGAGGATAACGTGCTCGAGTCGTTCGCGACCTGGCGGGCCGAGAACGTCGATTGA
- a CDS encoding 50S ribosomal protein L11 has translation MAGTIEVLVPGGQANPGPPLGPELGPTPVDVQSVVNDINEQTEAFDGTEVPVTVEYDEDGSYSIDVGVPPTAALVKDEAGFETGSGEPQTDFVADISVEQVKTIAEQKHPDLLAYDTKNAAKEVVGTCASMGVTIEGEDAREFKAKVDDGEYDDVLVE, from the coding sequence ATGGCTGGAACCATCGAAGTGCTCGTTCCGGGTGGCCAGGCCAACCCTGGCCCACCGCTCGGTCCCGAGCTCGGACCGACGCCCGTCGACGTGCAGTCGGTCGTCAACGACATCAACGAACAGACCGAAGCGTTCGACGGCACCGAAGTACCCGTCACCGTCGAGTACGACGAAGACGGCTCCTACTCGATCGACGTCGGCGTCCCGCCGACGGCGGCGCTCGTCAAAGACGAGGCCGGCTTCGAGACGGGAAGCGGCGAACCACAAACGGATTTCGTCGCCGACATCTCGGTCGAACAGGTCAAAACGATCGCCGAGCAGAAACATCCGGACCTGCTCGCCTACGACACGAAAAACGCCGCCAAAGAGGTCGTCGGCACCTGCGCTTCGATGGGCGTCACCATCGAGGGTGAGGACGCCCGCGAGTTCAAGGCGAAGGTCGACGACGGCGAGTACGACGACGTCCTCGTCGAGTAA
- the rpl12p gene encoding 50S ribosomal protein P1 produces the protein MEYVYAALILNEADEEINEDNLTDVLDAAGVDVEESRVKALVAALEDVDIDEAVDEAAAVPAAGGAAGGAAAAEGGADEGGDDEADEADDADAGGDEDEDDEDEGDGGEGLGELFG, from the coding sequence ATGGAATACGTATACGCTGCACTCATCCTGAACGAAGCGGACGAAGAGATCAACGAAGACAACCTGACGGACGTACTCGACGCGGCCGGCGTCGACGTCGAAGAGTCTCGAGTCAAGGCGCTCGTCGCCGCGCTCGAGGACGTCGACATCGACGAGGCCGTCGACGAGGCCGCAGCAGTTCCCGCCGCGGGCGGCGCAGCGGGCGGCGCGGCCGCAGCGGAAGGTGGCGCTGACGAGGGTGGAGACGACGAAGCCGACGAAGCCGACGACGCCGATGCAGGAGGCGACGAGGACGAAGACGACGAAGACGAAGGCGACGGCGGCGAAGGTCTCGGCGAACTCTTCGGATAA
- a CDS encoding amphi-Trp domain-containing protein, with product MSDDETELEYESTLSREEIATHFETFAENLRSTEGFDLEIGDETVALAPPESLEFELELEDEPEDDGVERSIEFELEWMRTDEEDPLPELDVVEE from the coding sequence ATGTCCGACGATGAGACAGAACTCGAGTACGAAAGCACGCTCTCACGCGAAGAAATCGCGACCCACTTCGAGACGTTCGCGGAGAACCTGCGTTCCACAGAGGGATTCGACCTCGAAATAGGCGACGAAACGGTCGCCCTCGCACCGCCCGAGTCGCTCGAGTTCGAACTCGAACTCGAGGACGAACCCGAGGACGACGGCGTCGAGCGAAGCATCGAGTTCGAGCTCGAGTGGATGCGCACCGACGAAGAGGATCCGCTCCCCGAACTCGACGTCGTCGAAGAGTAA
- a CDS encoding 50S ribosomal protein L10 — MSAEAERKTENLPQWKEQEVAELSELIENYESIGVVGIAGIPSKQLQDMRRGLHGTAVVRVSRNTLQTHALEEAGLDELVPHIEGQVGLVATDSNPFALYKELEASKTPAPINEGEVAPNDIVIPEGDTGVDPGPFVGELQSIGANARIEDGSIQVMEDSTVLEAGEEVSADLSNVLNELGIEPKEVGLDLRSVVAEGVQFDPEDLDIDVDAYESDVATAAARARNLAINATFPTDATAPTLIAKATGEAKSLGLQAAIESPDLADDLVSKADAQLRALAAQIEDEEALPEELQGVEAPTATQAEPDDEDESADDQDDEADADTDVDDEDDEDDDSGGGEGLGEMFG, encoded by the coding sequence ATGAGCGCAGAAGCCGAGCGCAAAACTGAGAACCTGCCGCAGTGGAAAGAACAGGAGGTCGCCGAACTCTCGGAGCTCATCGAGAACTACGAGAGCATCGGCGTGGTCGGCATCGCCGGCATTCCGAGCAAACAGCTCCAGGACATGCGCCGCGGCCTCCACGGCACCGCCGTGGTCCGCGTCAGCCGAAACACGCTCCAGACGCACGCGCTCGAGGAAGCCGGGCTCGACGAACTCGTCCCTCACATCGAGGGACAGGTCGGGCTGGTCGCGACGGACAGCAACCCGTTCGCACTCTACAAGGAACTCGAGGCCTCGAAGACGCCCGCCCCGATCAACGAGGGCGAGGTCGCCCCGAACGACATCGTCATCCCGGAGGGTGACACCGGCGTCGATCCCGGTCCGTTCGTCGGCGAACTCCAGAGCATCGGCGCGAACGCGCGCATCGAGGACGGTTCGATTCAGGTCATGGAGGACTCGACGGTCCTCGAGGCCGGCGAAGAGGTGTCGGCCGACCTCTCGAACGTGCTCAACGAACTCGGCATCGAACCGAAGGAGGTCGGACTCGACCTCCGCTCGGTCGTCGCCGAGGGCGTGCAGTTCGACCCCGAAGACCTCGACATCGACGTCGACGCCTACGAGAGCGACGTGGCGACGGCCGCGGCCCGCGCACGGAACCTCGCGATCAACGCGACGTTCCCGACCGACGCGACCGCGCCGACGCTCATCGCGAAGGCGACGGGCGAGGCCAAGAGCCTCGGCCTGCAGGCGGCGATCGAGTCCCCCGACCTCGCCGACGACCTCGTGAGCAAGGCGGACGCACAGCTTCGTGCGCTCGCCGCCCAGATCGAGGACGAGGAGGCGCTGCCGGAGGAACTCCAGGGCGTCGAGGCGCCGACTGCCACGCAGGCGGAACCCGACGACGAAGACGAATCGGCTGACGACCAAGACGACGAGGCCGACGCTGACACCGACGTCGACGACGAAGACGACGAAGACGATGATTCCGGTGGCGGCGAAGGGCTCGGCGAAATGTTCGGTTAA
- a CDS encoding HFX_2341 family transcriptional regulator domain-containing protein: MQQSEFDFKVENRVHIMPIGFEFDRAHLPAKELKADTVILLMHESDDDDEEDRIKEIQDKLDEYGIDSEKDKCRLFNMYDALGMIAEKINEFSSEDVYVNLSTGGKVTAIAGMIACMVADATPYYVQAKDYGPTPPEGVAEITKLPRYPIDSPDYQEIAVLNFIKERTSEDSAPTKGELIEFGEEIGLPFIADHDVEQKGKYRLLDNHVINPLEDDGYVTTEKKGREKIVKLTSDGQNTLHAFRYLIEDEYTVE, encoded by the coding sequence ATGCAACAGTCAGAATTTGATTTCAAGGTAGAGAATCGAGTCCATATCATGCCAATCGGGTTTGAGTTTGACCGGGCGCACCTCCCTGCTAAGGAATTGAAAGCTGATACAGTCATCCTGCTAATGCATGAGTCCGACGATGATGATGAAGAAGACCGAATAAAGGAAATTCAAGATAAGCTGGATGAATATGGAATAGACTCCGAGAAGGATAAATGTAGGCTTTTCAATATGTATGATGCTCTCGGCATGATTGCCGAGAAGATTAACGAGTTCAGTTCGGAAGATGTGTACGTGAATCTATCAACGGGTGGAAAAGTGACCGCGATTGCAGGGATGATTGCCTGTATGGTTGCTGATGCAACTCCTTATTATGTTCAAGCGAAAGATTATGGCCCAACACCGCCCGAAGGAGTCGCTGAAATAACAAAGCTACCACGCTATCCAATTGATTCGCCAGATTATCAAGAAATTGCAGTTCTAAATTTCATCAAGGAAAGAACGTCAGAGGACTCAGCCCCAACAAAGGGAGAACTAATTGAATTTGGGGAGGAGATAGGTCTACCGTTCATTGCAGACCATGATGTAGAACAGAAAGGAAAATACCGGCTCTTAGACAACCACGTAATAAACCCCTTGGAAGATGATGGGTATGTTACCACAGAAAAGAAAGGTCGTGAGAAAATCGTGAAACTCACTTCCGATGGACAGAACACCCTCCATGCATTTCGGTATCTTATCGAGGATGAATATACTGTGGAGTAG
- a CDS encoding 50S ribosomal protein L1 — MANSDIETAVARALEDAPDRNFTETVDLAVNLRDLDLDEPSNRVDESVVLPSGTGQETQIIVIAEGETAVRAEEVADDVLSGDDVADLDDDEAKDLADETDFFIAEEEMMQDIARHLGTILGPRGKMPDPLSHDQDVVETVNRLKNTVQIRSRDRRTFHTRVGAEDMSAEDIADNVDVILRRLHADLEKGPQNIDSVFLKTTMGPSVEVA; from the coding sequence ATGGCAAATTCGGATATCGAAACAGCAGTCGCTCGAGCGCTCGAGGACGCGCCGGATCGGAACTTCACCGAGACGGTCGACCTCGCAGTCAACTTGCGCGACCTAGATTTAGACGAACCGTCGAATCGTGTCGACGAGTCCGTCGTCTTGCCGTCCGGAACCGGCCAGGAAACCCAAATTATCGTCATCGCCGAGGGAGAAACCGCAGTCCGCGCCGAAGAGGTCGCGGACGACGTTCTCTCGGGCGACGACGTGGCCGATCTGGACGACGACGAGGCCAAAGACCTCGCAGACGAGACGGACTTCTTCATCGCCGAAGAGGAGATGATGCAAGATATCGCCCGGCACCTCGGGACCATTCTCGGTCCGCGAGGGAAGATGCCGGACCCGCTCTCGCACGACCAGGACGTCGTCGAGACCGTCAACAGACTCAAGAACACGGTTCAGATCCGCTCGCGGGATCGGCGCACGTTCCACACGCGCGTCGGTGCCGAAGACATGAGCGCGGAGGACATCGCCGACAACGTCGACGTTATCCTTCGCCGACTCCACGCCGACCTCGAGAAGGGTCCACAGAACATCGATTCGGTCTTCCTGAAGACGACGATGGGCCCGTCCGTGGAGGTGGCCTGA
- a CDS encoding HEWD family protein, with protein sequence MSVELRTPTARVCERCGRGERWDETLEAWQLATEDGEKKVGNPHCLHEWDINGAFNPIQGN encoded by the coding sequence ATGAGTGTCGAACTTCGAACCCCGACCGCCCGCGTCTGCGAGCGGTGTGGTCGCGGCGAACGGTGGGACGAAACGCTCGAGGCCTGGCAACTCGCAACCGAAGACGGCGAAAAGAAGGTCGGAAATCCGCACTGTCTCCACGAGTGGGACATAAACGGCGCGTTCAATCCGATCCAGGGGAACTAA